Part of the Candidatus Methanogranum gryphiswaldense genome, ACCTTCGTCCGCAAATCCCTGTCTCAATCCCATTCCCGCTCTTTTTGTTAGGTTTTCTGGACGGAATAATAGATCGTAAACATTGACGGCATGTTCTCTTGTTCTGCTGTTTGCCAGAGAAGCGAGTTCTTTGTCGTCCCGTGCCTCATCGGCATGTACGAAGACCTCTATGATGTGTTTGTTTGTTGTTAATTGAGTAGCAATGAGTCCAGTGGATGCTTCATGCGCGCACATCTTGTCCTTCTCTTTCGGTCCGGGCATACCCAGTGCCAACACAATGTCACAATGTTGTTCTTCAATGAGTTTTTTGCATGCTACAGGCAGATCTTTAACACCGGGTACGGTGTATCTTATGACCCTGAATCCTGTACCAGTATGATTAAGTTCGTCTATGGCGGATGCGGCCATATCGTATCTTGCAAATGTCGTATCTGCGATGCCTATGAGTTTCATTGCATGCCTCTTATTTTTGCTACAATCTTTCTTGTCGCGTTAAGGTCATCCGCGTATTCGTTAGCTCTTACGATCCTTATATGATCCAATCCATGGGCCTTTAGATCTTCTTCGAGTTTCTTTTCGTTGAATTTTTGGTCAAACCCTAGAACTATGATATCAGGATCAATATCTTTGACGGTCTCAAAGATATCACCCTCCTTTCCTATGACGGCCTTATCGACCGGTTTCAATGCTTCAACAACCCTTACACGTATGTCTTCGGGAGTTATCGGTTCATGTTTTTTTGAACGAACGGTCTTATCACAGGCCACGATGACGATCAATTCGTCTCCTAATGCCTTAGCTTGTTCTAGGTAAGATATGTGTCCGGGATGGATAAGATCGAAGACTCCCGTTGCCATTACCCTAACCATTATAATCACAGGTCCAGGTTGTTCTTTTCAAGGTATTTTTCCCAAGCCTCTACGACCTCTTTACCTGTAATGAACGGGATGTCTTTCCTTTTTGCGTATTCAATGACCTGTTCCTTCTGTCTAGAATTTCCATCGTCACCCATCATTTCACATATTGTTGCGGAAGGTTTGACACCTGCCATGTACATTAATGCTGTACAAAGTTCAGTGTGTCCGAATCTCGTTTTGAGTATCTTGGAAGATGTATTCAGAAGATGTACATGTCCAGGGGCGCGGAAGTTTTGCCCGATCTCTTTCTCAATATCTTTTGCGGATTTATCCTGGAATATCACTTTAGAATATTCCCTGATGGTCAAAGCTCTGTCCTTATCAGTAATGCCAGTATACGTTTTCCTGTGGTTTATCGTGATACCAAAGGAGGACTTTGTATTATCATATGGTATATCGTTGGGTGCCATGTCCTTCAATATGGGATATTTTTCCCGGTCATCCCAATAAACATCTGCCATGAAAGGAAGTCCTATATTTTTGGCCAGTTTGTAAGGTGTTGTTGTACAGACCAGGCCGCCAGCATCTTGCCTCATCATCTTAAGTTGTTCCCATGTGATGAATTCAGACGCAACGGTAAGATCAGTTTCCCGTTCTCTGTCATCGAAATCGAATACAAGGACTGGCCTTCCTGCCCTTATCTCGTCCAATGCTTTATCAATGCTCATCTTGACTACCGTTTTTTGAATGGGGAATGTATTAAAATAATAATGGTTTACTACCTATATTTTGGTAAAAACTATTCTTTGGGTTCAATCAGCATTGGATAAATCTTGGTCTAAATGTGTTTTTATCTTCAATTTTCCTTTCGAAACCTAATAACTTAACAAATAAGGTGGACCGAATCTCTTTTTAACAGCATCTACTATTATGCGTTCGATAATATGACTTTGGACGATGCCCGTTTTATAAGACAGCAGGTGCAGGCCCACA contains:
- the ribC gene encoding riboflavin synthase, which encodes MKLIGIADTTFARYDMAASAIDELNHTGTGFRVIRYTVPGVKDLPVACKKLIEEQHCDIVLALGMPGPKEKDKMCAHEASTGLIATQLTTNKHIIEVFVHADEARDDKELASLANSRTREHAVNVYDLLFRPENLTKRAGMGLRQGFADEGPVQYR
- a CDS encoding FAD synthase, producing the protein MVRVMATGVFDLIHPGHISYLEQAKALGDELIVIVACDKTVRSKKHEPITPEDIRVRVVEALKPVDKAVIGKEGDIFETVKDIDPDIIVLGFDQKFNEKKLEEDLKAHGLDHIRIVRANEYADDLNATRKIVAKIRGMQ
- the ribB gene encoding 3,4-dihydroxy-2-butanone-4-phosphate synthase; the protein is MSIDKALDEIRAGRPVLVFDFDDRERETDLTVASEFITWEQLKMMRQDAGGLVCTTTPYKLAKNIGLPFMADVYWDDREKYPILKDMAPNDIPYDNTKSSFGITINHRKTYTGITDKDRALTIREYSKVIFQDKSAKDIEKEIGQNFRAPGHVHLLNTSSKILKTRFGHTELCTALMYMAGVKPSATICEMMGDDGNSRQKEQVIEYAKRKDIPFITGKEVVEAWEKYLEKNNLDL